One Phaseolus vulgaris cultivar G19833 chromosome 2, P. vulgaris v2.0, whole genome shotgun sequence DNA window includes the following coding sequences:
- the LOC137812613 gene encoding stress-response A/B barrel domain-containing protein UP3, with amino-acid sequence MGFAMQWSSYGSCVSLSIPHRFPQALLSFHAYHWNRFQTAPKNQRITVLCGADHRSSSLGSERKRKIVEHVCLLKAKKDLSEEEENDMLDYLYTTQYQMSGVVAISLGRISAPNPERYTHAMFMRFQKKQNLEKFYENPFYLKVLKDHVLTYCHGLVDVDFESEVDDEMLSIFRKGEEFNHGVEFVLLISFNEAALGKQAEHALASLASVMSESPSLIVQFTLGLNFSPSSKEYTHGVVIRFRSVEAFEIFINSKEYKNVWHSKFQPIAHKSLSLHFSVDPVGTEIM; translated from the exons ATGGGTTTTGCGATGCAATGGTCAAGCTATGGCTCTTGTGTTTCTCTTTCTATCCCTCATCGGTTCCCCCAAGCCCTTCTATCTTTTCACG CTTACCACTGGAACCGATTCCAGACTGCGCCAAAGAATCAAAGGATAACGGTTCTTTGTGGCGCCGACCACCGAAGCTCCAGCCTAGGTTCTGAGAGGAAAAG AAAAATCGTGGAACACGTTTGTCTGCTGAAAGCAAAGAAGGATTTATCAGAAGAGGAAGAGAACGACATGCTCGATTACTTGTACACTACGCAGTACCAAATGAGTGGTGTTGTTGCAATTTCATTAG GGCGCATTTCTGCTCCAAATCCAGAGCGTTACACGCATGCAATGTTTATGCGGTTTCAGAAGAAGCAAAATCTTGAAAAGTTTTATGAGAATCCCTTTTACTTGAAGGTTCTCAAGGATCATGTACTGACTTACTGCCAT GGATTAGTCGATGTGGATTTTGAATCGGAAGTGGATGATGAGATGCTTTCTATATTTCGCAAAGGAGAG GAGTTCAACCATGGAGTGGAGTTTGTGCTTCTAATATCATTTAATGAGGCTGCCCTTGGTAAGCAGGCTGAGCATGCATTGGCCTCTCTGGCATCGGTGATGTCTGAATCTCCTTCCTTGATAGTTCAATTTACTCTAG GTTTGAATTTTAGTCCAAGCTCTAAGGAGTATACTCACGGAGTTGTGATACGATTTCGATCAG TTGAGGCATTTGAGATATTTATAAACAGCAAAGAGTACAAAAAT GTATGGCATTCTAAGTTCCAGCCTATCGCTCACAAATCTTtgtctcttcatttttctgttGATCCTGTGGGAACTGAAATTATGTAG
- the LOC137812614 gene encoding probable DEAD-box ATP-dependent RNA helicase 48, producing MWAWILGEGRRAGCEVACTYNWVALRHMGGGPRTFPGGVSKWKWKRMHEKLASDKQKRLIEQEKQLYEARIRSHIRSTLSPDHRSAAAATHRPFSPKDHVKALADRFVREGAQDLWNASDGPLTSNPTPNQTPNPTPNLTPTPNLNFLPKHSRAYRSVPEVSNNRVGAPKYRFWRKGSDDSSSGDSESENESELSLKTGSSASLREYDVKREKRVVPKTSQEVEFIRHELNKRKLRQNEEQESEKQHSNESILSNTRFDECGLSPQTVKALSSAGYVHMTRVQEASLSICLEGLDALVKSKTGTGKSVAFLLPAIETVLKAMSSNTSQRVPPIYVLILCPTRELASQIAAVAKVLLKYQDGIGVQTLVGGIRFKVDQKRLESDPCQILVATPGRLLDHIENKSGISLRLMGLQMLVLDEADHLLDLGFRKDVEKIVDCLPRQRQSLLFSATIPKEVRRISQLVLKREHKYVDTVGMGCVETPVKVKQSYLIAPHESHFQLVHHILREHILQTPNYKVIVFCITGMVTSLMYNLLREMKMNVREMHSRKPQLYRTRISDEFRESKQLILVSSDVSSRGMNYPDVTLVVQVGIPSDREQYIHRLGRTGREDKEGEGLLLIAPWEEYFLDEIKDLPLQEFPLPNINPHTKLKIENSMAKVDNDIKEAAYHAWLGYYNSIREIGREKTTVAELANRFSESIGLQRPPALFRKTAIKMGLKDIPGIRIRK from the exons ATGTGGGCTTGGATTCTTGGTGAAGGGCGTAGGGCGGGGTGCGAGGTGGCGTGCACCTACAATTGGGTGGCGCTCCGGCACATGGGTGGTGGTCCAAGAACCTTTCCGGGGGGCGTGAGCAAGTGGAAGTGGAAGCGAATGCACGAGAAACTCGCAAGTGACAAACAGAAAAGACTTATCGAACAAGAAAAGCAGCTCTACGAGGCTCGCATTCGCTCCCACATCCGTTCCACCCTCTCCCCTGACCACCGCTCCGCCGCCGCCGCCACACACCGTCCTTTCTCCCCTAAAGACCACGTCAAAGCCCTCGCCGACCGCTTCGTCAGAGAAGGCGCCCAAGATCTCTGGAACGCGAGCGACGGTCCCCTGACTTCGAACCCGACACCGAACCAGACACCGAACCCGACACCGAACCTGACACCGACCCCAAACCTTAATTTTCTCCCCAAACATTCTAGGGCCTACCGTTCGGTTCCCGAGGTTAGCAACAACCGTGTCGGGGCCCCCAAGTATAGGTTTTGGCGGAAGGGTAGTGATGATTCTTCTTCCGGTGATAGCGAGagtgagaatgagagtgaaTTGAGTTTGAAGACGGGTAGTAGTGCTTCTTTGAGGGAGTATGATGTGAAGAGAGAGAAGAGGGTTGTGCCTAAGACATCTCAAGAGGTTGAGTTTATTAGGCATGAGCTTAATAAGCGGAAGTTGAGACAGAATGAGGAGCAAGAGAGTGAGAAACAACACAGCAATGAAAGCATTCTAAGCAACACAAG ATTTGATGAGTGCGGTCTATCACCGCAAACTGTCAAGGCACTTTCTTCTGCTGGTTATGTTCATATGACACGGGTACAAGAGGCTAGCCTCTCGATTTGCCTTGAGG GTCTGGATGCTTTAGTGAAATCTAAAACTGGCACCGGAAAAAGTGTAGCTTTTTTG CTTCCTGCTATTGAAACAGTTCTGAAAGCTATGAGTAGCAATACATCTCAACGGGTCCCCCCAATATATGTTCTTATTCTCTGCCCTACAAGGGAACTTGCTAGTCAAATTGCTGCTGTAGCAAAAGTTTTGCTGAAATATCAAGATGGCATTGGGGTGCAGACTCTTGTTGGAGGCATACGATTTAAAGTTGACCAAAAACGTCTTGAATCAGATCCATGCCAG ATACTTGTTGCTACACCTGGTAGGTTGCTGGATCATATTGAGAATAAGTCTGGAATATCTCTTCGACTAATGGGCTTGCAGATGCTTGTTCTTGACGAAGCTGATCATTTACTGGACCTGGGATTTAGAAAGGATGTAGAAAAAATTGTGGACTGTTTGCCCCGTCAAAGGCAATCATTACTCTTTTCTGCAACCATACCAAAGGAG GTACGTCGTATATCCCAGCTTGTTTTGAAAAGGGAACACAAATATGTTGATACAGTTGGAATGGGTTGCGTGGAAACTCCTGTTAAG GTGAAGCAATCTTATCTCATTGCTCCTCACGAGTCACATTTTCAATTAGTGCATCATATTCTGAGGGAGCATATCTTGCAAACACCTAATTATAAG GTTATTGTATTCTGTATAACTGGAATGGTGACCTCACTCATGTATAACCTTCTTCGGGAAATGAAAATGAATGTTAGGGAGATGCATTCACGAAAACCTCAGCTCTATCGTACTCGTATATCAGATGAGTTCAGGGAATCCAAACAATTGATTCTTGTCTCATCTGATGTTTCATCACGGGGAATGAATTATCCTGATGTCACCTTAGTCGTACAG GTGGGAATTCCTTCTGACCGTGAACAATACATACACCGCCTTGGAAGAACAGGTCGGGAAGACAAAGAAGGGGAAGGCCTATTGTTGATTGCTCCATGGGAAGAGTATTTTTTAGATGAAATTAAGGATCTACCTCTACAGGAATTCCCCTTACCTAACATAAATCCACACACAAAACTTAAG ATTGAGAATTCGATGGCAAAGGTTGATAATGACATCAAAGAAGCTGCTTATCATGCTTGGCTTGGCTATTATAACTCTATCAGGGAAATTGGGAGGGAAAAGACCACTGTAGCTGAGCTGGCAAACCGAttttctgaatcaattggtttacAGAGGCCTCCTGCTCTCTTCCGAAAAACTGCTATAAAAATGGGTTTGAAAGACATTCCTGGAATTAGAATTCGGAAATAG
- the LOC137812615 gene encoding tetraspanin-10 isoform X1, translated as MGMGTSTFVTRWINFLTMLLAIVVIIFGVWMSTHHDSCRKSLTLPVIGLGAVIFLISVVGFLGALKDISILLWVYLITLFFVLVGILVFTVLVFIVTNNGSGHSVTGLRYKEYQLQDYSSWFLKELNNSHNWERLKICLVKSEDCNNLSKKYKTLKQYKSAKLTPIEAGCCRPPSQCGYPAVNASYYDLTFHPVSPNNDCKRYKNSRAIKCYDCDSCKAGVAQYMKTEWRVVAIFNVVLFVVLSIIYFVGCCARRNAARRHSKA; from the exons ATGGGAATGGGAACTAGCACCTTTGTTACTAGATGGATCAACTTTCTCACCATG CTTTTGGCCATTGTAGTGATAATTTTTGGAGTGTGGATGAGCACTCATCATGATAGCTGCAGAAAGTCTCTCACTTTGCCTGTGATTGGCCTCGGAGCAGTTATTTTCTTGAT ATCTGTAgttggctttttgggtgccctGAAAGACATCTCCATACTCTTATGGGTT TACCTGATCACGCTGTTCTTTGTCTTGGTGGGAATCCTGGTCTTCACAGTATTGGT GTTCATCGTCACCAACAATGGATCAGGTCATAGTGTGACTGGCTTGAG GTACAAGGAGTATCAGCTTCAGGATTATAGTTCTTGGTTTCTCAAAGAG ttaaACAATTCTCATAATTGGGAGAGGTTGAAGATCTGTCTTGTCAAATCTGAAGACTGCAATAACCTATCAAAAAAATACAAG ACTCTTAAACAGTATAAATCTGCTAAACTGACGCCAATTGAAGCTGGCTGCTGCCGACCACCTTCTCA GTGTGGATATCCCGCTGTAAATGCATCCTACTATGACTTGACCTTTCATCCAGTTAGCCCCAACAATGACTGCAAGCGCTATAAAAATTCTCGAGCCATCAAATGCTATGACTGTGACTCTTGCAA GGCTGGTGTGGCACAATACATGAAAACCGAGTGGAGAGTTGTTGCTATATTTAATGTTGTTTTATTTGTTGTATTG TCAATTATATACTTTGTGGGATGCTGTGCGAGACGAAATGCTGCCAGGAGGCATTCTAAAGCTTGA
- the LOC137812615 gene encoding tetraspanin-10 isoform X2, which produces MSTHHDSCRKSLTLPVIGLGAVIFLISVVGFLGALKDISILLWVYLITLFFVLVGILVFTVLVFIVTNNGSGHSVTGLRYKEYQLQDYSSWFLKELNNSHNWERLKICLVKSEDCNNLSKKYKTLKQYKSAKLTPIEAGCCRPPSQCGYPAVNASYYDLTFHPVSPNNDCKRYKNSRAIKCYDCDSCKAGVAQYMKTEWRVVAIFNVVLFVVLSIIYFVGCCARRNAARRHSKA; this is translated from the exons ATGAGCACTCATCATGATAGCTGCAGAAAGTCTCTCACTTTGCCTGTGATTGGCCTCGGAGCAGTTATTTTCTTGAT ATCTGTAgttggctttttgggtgccctGAAAGACATCTCCATACTCTTATGGGTT TACCTGATCACGCTGTTCTTTGTCTTGGTGGGAATCCTGGTCTTCACAGTATTGGT GTTCATCGTCACCAACAATGGATCAGGTCATAGTGTGACTGGCTTGAG GTACAAGGAGTATCAGCTTCAGGATTATAGTTCTTGGTTTCTCAAAGAG ttaaACAATTCTCATAATTGGGAGAGGTTGAAGATCTGTCTTGTCAAATCTGAAGACTGCAATAACCTATCAAAAAAATACAAG ACTCTTAAACAGTATAAATCTGCTAAACTGACGCCAATTGAAGCTGGCTGCTGCCGACCACCTTCTCA GTGTGGATATCCCGCTGTAAATGCATCCTACTATGACTTGACCTTTCATCCAGTTAGCCCCAACAATGACTGCAAGCGCTATAAAAATTCTCGAGCCATCAAATGCTATGACTGTGACTCTTGCAA GGCTGGTGTGGCACAATACATGAAAACCGAGTGGAGAGTTGTTGCTATATTTAATGTTGTTTTATTTGTTGTATTG TCAATTATATACTTTGTGGGATGCTGTGCGAGACGAAATGCTGCCAGGAGGCATTCTAAAGCTTGA
- the LOC137812616 gene encoding uncharacterized protein, translating into MGSLPLTGSKPFFTNIHWSSSQTRTRTRTISLKQRLKVFASQSRNEEEKESPKLDSYDLMELKFGRLIGEDPKLTLAKIMGRKVNPDASYLDIEKAFHKNGGKVVEVEEVPFEGSNGGKSSRKLDDLGLVRPVPVKGFSFKSDDVKPALEIKKPVRTENVEGSDRKSSVPNVILRKPTVFKDDGDVGTLTSRLRMKPNLSLKMGDEQVKEKFSNMTLLKKPEPPVAKSTDMVEETSSNVDQGNNDGELKMWNEERGDEISGFTLLERPHKPSVEKEEEEFEEVNAMVPNAEPEQHEQLELHQAPNDLSESLDIKSADSGLELPVDAALQAKPKRLDQYVKRTSKFVEEGTSLNLGGQTSNDNLGNAADVSDFQESEDADWTRAEGLIETGDREDVELVSCNTKGFIVSFGSLVGFLPYRNLNSKWKFFAFETWLKQKGLDPSMFKQNSGTFTSFDTDIKIFSPDSPPSPEIDGKVEDKISPDMKLEDLLRIYYQEKNRFLSSFIGQKLKANVLVADRKLRKLIFSLRRKENVQLAEKKRNLMARLQVGDIVKCRVQKIAYFGIFVEVEGVSALIHQSELSWDATVNPASYFRIGQVLEAKVHQLNFATERLFLSLKEVMPDPLMNSLEAIIGDHDPLDGRLEAAQTDVEWPEVESLVEELQKIDGVKSVSKGRFFRSPGLAPTFQVYMASIFEDQYKLLARSGNKIQEVIVQTSLDKERMKSAIMTCANRVE; encoded by the exons ATGGGGTCTCTTCCTCTCACAGGTAGTAAGCCCTTCTTCACCAACATTCATTGGTCTTCATcacaaacaagaacaagaacGAGAACCATTTCTCTGAAgcagagactcaaggttttcgcCTCACAATCacgaaatgaagaagaaaaagaatccCCTAAACTCGACAGTTACGACCTCATGGAACTCAAGTTTGGTCGGTTAATCGGAGAAGACCCCAAGCTCACCCTTGCCAAG ATAATGGGAAGAAAGGTTAACCCTGATGCTTCTTATCTTGATATTGAGAAAGCCTTTCACAAGAATGGTGGTAAAGTTGTGGAAGTGGAGGAAGTTCCATTTGAGGGCTCTAATGGAGGGAAGTCATCAAGGAAACTGGATGACCTTGGTTTGGTGCGTCCTGTTCCTGTTAAGGGATTCAGTTTCAAATCGGACGATGTCAAACCAGCGTTGGAAATCAAGAAACCTGTCCGGACTGAAAATGTGGAAGGGAGTGATAGGAAGAGTAGTGTTCCCAATGTTATTCTGAGGAAGCCGACCGTGTTTAAAGATGATGGCGATGTGGGAACGTTGACGTCAAGGTTGAGAATGAAGCCCAATCTGTCACTGAAAATGGGGGATGAGCAAGTGAAGGAGAAGTTTAGCAACATGACACTATTGAAGAAGCCTGAACCACCGGTTGCCAAGAGTACTGATATGGTTGAAGAGACTTCATCTAATGTGGACCAAGGGAACAATGATGGTGAGTTAAAGATGTGGAATGAAGAGCGGGGTGATGAAATTAGTGGCTTTACATTGTTGGAGAGGCCACACAAACCAAGcgttgaaaaagaagaagaggagtTTGAAGAAGTGAATGCCATGGTACCAAATGCT GAACCGGAGCAACATGAGCAGCTGGAGTTACATCAGGCGCCAAATGATTTAAGTGAATCATTAGATATAAAGTCAGCTGATTCTGGACTGGAGTTGCCTGTGGATGCTGCACTACAGGCAAAGCCAAAAAG ATTAGATCAATATGTAAAACGAACCTCGAAATTTGTTGAAGAGGGCACTTCCCTTAATCTTGGAGGTCAAACAAGCAATGATAATTTAGGGAATGCTGCTGATGTGTCAGATTTCCAG GAAAGTGAAGATGCTGATTGGACCAGGGCAGAAGGTTTGATTGAGACCGGAGACAGAGAAGATGTGGAACTAGTAAGCTGCAATACCAAAGGTTTCATT GTTTCTTTTGGTTCCTTGGTAGGATTTCTGCCATACCGTAATCTTAATTCCAAATGGAAGTTCTTTGCTTTTGAGACCTGGTTAAAACAGAAGGGCTTGGATCCATCAATGTTCAAGCAAAACTCAGGCACTTTTACAAGTTTTGATACTGATATTAAGATTTTTTCTCCTGATTCTCCTCCATCTCCGGAGATTGATGGTAAAGTTGAAGATAAAATTTCACCAGATATGAAATTGGAAGATCTTCTAAGAATTTATTACCAAGAGAAAAATAGGTTCTTATCATCGTTTATTGGACAG AAACTTAAAGCAAATGTGTTAGTGGCAGACAGAAAATTAAGAAAGCTCATATTCTCTCTAAGACGGAAAGAGAATGTACAATTGGCTGAGAAGAAGAGAAATCTCATG GCTAGACTTCAGGTTGGGGATATAGTGAAATGCCGCGTGCAGAAAATAGCTTACTTTGGAATTTTTGTTGAG GTTGAAGGAGTTTCTGCATTAATTCATCAGTCTGAATTATCATGGGATGCCACTGTGAACCCTGCATCGTATTTTAGGATTGGTCAG GTTCTGGAGGCAAAAGTTCACCAATTAAACTTTGCTACTGAGCgcttatttttatcattaaaggAGGTCATG CCTGATCCATTAATGAATTCCTTAGAGGCTATAATTGGAGATCATGACCCCTTAGATGGGAGATTGGAAGCAGCTCAAACAGATGTAGAG TGGCCTGAAGTGGAATCCCTTGTTGAAGAATTGCAAAAGATTGATGGAGTCAAGTCTGTTTCAAAAGGCCGTTTTTTCAGAAGCCCTGGTTTAGCTCCAACTTTTCAG GTTTACATGGCATCTATCTTTGAGGATCAATACAAGTTACTCGCTCGATCTGGAAATAAAATACAAGAG GTGATAGTTCAAACTTCTTTGGATAAAGAAAGGATGAAATCAGCTATTATGACATGTGCAAACAGAGTGGAATAA
- the LOC137812617 gene encoding LIM domain-containing protein WLIM2b-like produces the protein MAFSGTQQKCKACDKTVHFVEGISADGVSYHKNCFRCSHCNGLLAMSNYSSGDGVLYCKVHFEQLLKETGSYPKKAQSSGKPPNELTRAPSKLSAFFSGTQEKCSKCKKTVYPLEKLTVEGEFYHKSCFRCAHGGCFLTPSTYAALDGYLYCKPHFSQLFKEKGSYSYLSKQASLKRTEMLQEQEAAAAENPKSEADRSESEAEPETETEAAEVEAEAVTETETETEKETKEGEEGDEEPNTEKEQ, from the exons atggcATTCAGCGGTACCCAACAGAAATGCAAGGCTTGTGATAAAACTGTTCACTTCGTCGAAGGTATATCTGCCGATGGAGTCTCTTATCACAAAAACTGCTTCAGATGCAGTCATTGCAATGGCCTTCTCGCG ATGAGCAACTACTCCTCCGGCGATGGAGTTTTATACTGCAAGGTGCATTTTGAGCAGCTTTTGAAGGAAACTGGCAGCTACCCCAAGAAGGCCCAGTCCT CGGGAAAGCCACCAAACGAGCTG ACTAGGGCACCAAGCAAACTTTCTGCCTTCTTCTCTGGGACTCAAGAGAAATGCTCAAAATGCAAGAAAACTGTCTATCCACTGGAAAAG TTGACAGTGGAAGGTGAGTTTTACCACAAATCATGCTTTAGGTGCGCACATGGAGGGTGTTTCCTGACTCCTTCTACCTATGCTGCCCTTGATGGCTATCTATACTGCAAGCCACACTTCTCTCAGTTGTTCAAGGAGAAGGGCAGCTACAGTTATCTGTCCAAGCAAGCTTCATTGAAGAGAACTGAAATGCTACAAGAACAAGAGGCTGCGGCTGCGGAGAATCCGAAGAGTGAAGCTGATCGCTCAGAGTCAGAGGCAGAGCCTGAGACAGAGACAGAGGCAGCAGAGGTAGAAGCAGAGGCAGTGACAGAGACAGAGACAGAGACAGAGAAAGAGACAAAGGAAGGTGAAGAAGGTGATGAGGAACCTAACACTGAGAAAGAGCAGTAG
- the LOC137812619 gene encoding remorin-like isoform X1 yields MEETGKQQGKEVENEDTSNSVKERAISPLHLGLFAIWNQFRSFLVRVKEKVPTITRSDTRDSIDRDAVLARVESEKKLALVKAWEESEKTKAENRAYKRHNAVVLWENSKKASAEAHLKRIEEKLDRNKAKCVEKMQNKVAEIHRTAEEKRAMIEAYKGEEFLEIEEKAAKFRTRGYSPRKFLPWFGS; encoded by the exons ATGGAAGAAACTGGGAAGCAACAAGGAAAGGAAGTGGAGAACGAAGACACCTCAAATAGTGTTAAAGAACGTGCCATTTCTCCACTTCATCTAG GTTTGTTCGCCATATGGAATCAATTTCGTAGTTTCTTAGTGAGGGTCAAAGAGAAAG TTCCCACTATTACTAGGTCGGATACAAGGGATTCAATTGACAGAG ATGCTGTGCTTGCAAGGGTTGAATCAGAGAAAAAACTAGCTTTAGTCAAAGCATGGGAAGAAAGTGAAAAAACAAAAGCAGAAAACAG GGCATATAAAAGGCACAATGCTGTTGTACTGTGGGAGAACAGTAAGAAAGCATCAGCGGAGGCACATCTGAAAAGAATTGAG GAAAAATTGGACAGAAACAAGGCGAAGTGTGTtgaaaaaatgcaaaacaaaGTTGCTGAAATTCACCGAACAGCAGAGGAGAAAAGGGCAATGATAGAAGCGTACAAGGGAGAAGAGTTTCTGGAAATAGAGGAAAAAGCTGCAAAGTTTCGAACCCGTGGATATTCGCCCAGAAAATTTCTTCCATGGTTCGGCAGCTAA
- the LOC137812619 gene encoding remorin-like isoform X2, producing the protein MEETGKQQGKEVENEDTSNSVKERAISPLHLVPTITRSDTRDSIDRDAVLARVESEKKLALVKAWEESEKTKAENRAYKRHNAVVLWENSKKASAEAHLKRIEEKLDRNKAKCVEKMQNKVAEIHRTAEEKRAMIEAYKGEEFLEIEEKAAKFRTRGYSPRKFLPWFGS; encoded by the exons ATGGAAGAAACTGGGAAGCAACAAGGAAAGGAAGTGGAGAACGAAGACACCTCAAATAGTGTTAAAGAACGTGCCATTTCTCCACTTCATCTAG TTCCCACTATTACTAGGTCGGATACAAGGGATTCAATTGACAGAG ATGCTGTGCTTGCAAGGGTTGAATCAGAGAAAAAACTAGCTTTAGTCAAAGCATGGGAAGAAAGTGAAAAAACAAAAGCAGAAAACAG GGCATATAAAAGGCACAATGCTGTTGTACTGTGGGAGAACAGTAAGAAAGCATCAGCGGAGGCACATCTGAAAAGAATTGAG GAAAAATTGGACAGAAACAAGGCGAAGTGTGTtgaaaaaatgcaaaacaaaGTTGCTGAAATTCACCGAACAGCAGAGGAGAAAAGGGCAATGATAGAAGCGTACAAGGGAGAAGAGTTTCTGGAAATAGAGGAAAAAGCTGCAAAGTTTCGAACCCGTGGATATTCGCCCAGAAAATTTCTTCCATGGTTCGGCAGCTAA